A DNA window from Aspergillus nidulans FGSC A4 chromosome V contains the following coding sequences:
- a CDS encoding protein gprN (transcript_id=CADANIAT00003579) codes for MAMVSNGSFTSCPAPFIAELSIGDTGGCFDGRVLSWIALAVLILMVCSALTYILLPVEDTQRHYLTLSPLMGFIFMSVAFIMPLGNSDHHCHDAITPNDWLSDTTCAFTGSLIHYGVWVLVIGCFFRSLSLYLQLIWDIQPGKQFRLVALLSIFGGSLGLLGISLGVSGVSYQVGDMCYISYPNSAGSFWGPLIGVAFISWVIQMFIMVYTIRGVLTRGGTARFSIFKKRSDDSDPLSRAAQARAMRRNILQILELQWRAIAICCLILAYVVYVAQVVLRWGDPGQYSANELKPWVECLVREAGDKHACRDEASSIVPSQKSVVAALVMLASCGVLGIACTARYTMILGWKDWFHYRFDALADLLPGRDHTNRSSSIALNPSAGAGSDPRQGNGLDLELASASTNDTHSDGVTVVESPTTLEEVDKLYGSRTYHVPKNSFSRPGTVHSLLSYPDSNSTWNDPTTPGHAYSQSHTIFKPPRASPSASMFSRSSHTGSPSYPPAAASVYVGGSAAQNKITTRIEATNGAAYSLRERE; via the exons ATGGCCATGGTCTCGAACGGCTCTTTTACATCATGTCCTGCGCCCTTCATTGCTGAGCTCTCGATAGGCGACACTGGTGGCT GTTTCGACGGCCGAGTCCTCTCCTGGATCGCGCTCGCCGTGCTGATTCTCATGGTCTGCTCTGCGTTGACATACATTCTTCTTCCGGTTGAAGACACCCAGCGCCACTACTTGACGTTGAGCCCGCTGATGGGTTTCATATTCATGTCG GTCGCATTCATTATGCCTCTGGGAAACTCTGACCACCATTGCCACGACGCCATTACCCCCAACGACTGGCTGTCCGACACGACCTGCGCGTTTACCGGCTCATTGATACATTATGGCGTCTGGGTTCTTGTCATCGGAT GCTTTTTCCGCTCTCTCTCCCTCTACCTTCAGCTTATCTGGGACATCCAGCCCGGCAAACAGTTCCGCTTGGTAGCCCTACTCAGCATATTTGGCGGCTCCCTCGGCCTGCTCGGAATCTCCCTCGGCGTGTCTGGCGTCTCGTATCAGGTGGGCGACATGTGCTACATCAGCTATCCCAACAGCGCCGGCTCTTTCTGGGGCCCGCTCATCGGCGTCGCATTCATATCCTGGGTCATCCAGATGTTCATCATGGTGTACACTATCCGTGGTGTGCTGACTCGAGGTGGGACGGCACggttctccatcttcaagaagcgaTCAGACGACAGTGACCCGCTTTCGCGTGCCGCGCAGGCAAGGGCCATGAGACGGAATATCTTGCAGATCCTGGAGCTCCAATGGAGGGCGATTGCCATCTGCTGTCTGATTCTCGCCTATGTGGTTTATGTGGCCCAGGTGGTCCTGCGATGGGGAGATCCAGGCCAGTACAGCGCGAATGAATTGAAGCCGTGGGTTGAATGTCTCGTCCGCGAAGCAGGGGACAAACACGCCTGCCGGGACGAGGCGAGCTCTATAGTTCCGAGTCAAAAGAGTGTTGTTGCAGCGTTGGTGATGCTTGCT TCCTGCGGCGTCTTGGGCATCGCCTGCACGGCCCGGTACACCATGATCCTCGGCTGGAAAGACTGGTTCCACTATCGGTTCGACGCCCTGGCTGACCTGCTGCCGGGGCGAGACCACACCaaccgcagcagctccataGCCCTTAACCCcagcgctggcgctggatctGACCCTCGTCAAGGTAACGGGCTTGATCTCGAGCTTGCCTCGGCCTCGACAAACGACACACACTCGGACGGCGTAACGGTAGTCGAGTCACCAACCACGCTGGAAGAGGTGGATAAGCTCTACGGGTCGCGTACATACCATGTTCCCAAGAATAGCTTTTCAAGGCCGGGGACGGTGCATAGTCTTCTTTCATACCCAGATTCGAACTCGACCTGGAACGATCCGACAACGCCGGGCCATGCATATTCACAATCTCATACGATCTTTAAACCGCCACGGGCAAGTCCAAGCGCAAGTATGTTTTCACGAAGTAGCCATACAGGAAGTCCGTCGTACCCACCTGCAGCTGCGAGTGTCTACGTCGGTGGCTCGGCGGCGCAGAATAAGATTACAACGAGAATCGAGGCGACAAATGGTGCTGCATATTCACTAAGAGAGAGGGAGTAG